One window of the Spirochaetota bacterium genome contains the following:
- a CDS encoding 3-isopropylmalate dehydratase large subunit translates to MGYTIAEKIFNAHRIDNPTPAIHVLTLDAVFCHEITTPIAINDLVAKGKDRVFDPDRIKAVIDHVTPAKDSKTAEQGKILRDWARRHGIKDYFDIGRNGVCHALFPENGFVRPGYTVIMGDSHTCTHGAFGAFAAGVGSTDLEVAILKGVCAFNSPRTMRINVTGDLQEGVFAKDVILSIIGNIGVNGATNMVIEFTGPVIAALSMESRMTLCNMAVEAGATSGICHPDMTTVEYLWEFIGGDYASKEEALKDYLKWISDPGASYEKTIDLDVSGLEPVVTFGYKPDQVKPVRLMEGTPVDQIYIGSCTNGRIEDLRVAARVLKGKRISDRVRAIVSPATPKIYRMALEEGIIKIFMDAGFCVTNPTCGACLGMSNGVLASGEVCASTTNRNFQGRMGAGGMVHLMSPATAAASAIAGAIANSELYRGRK, encoded by the coding sequence ATGGGATATACAATAGCGGAAAAAATATTCAACGCACATCGCATCGACAATCCGACTCCAGCCATACATGTTCTCACCCTTGACGCGGTCTTCTGCCACGAGATCACGACGCCCATCGCGATCAACGACCTGGTGGCGAAGGGGAAGGACCGGGTCTTCGATCCGGACAGGATCAAGGCCGTGATCGACCATGTAACGCCGGCCAAGGATTCGAAAACGGCGGAGCAGGGGAAGATCCTGCGCGACTGGGCGCGGCGCCACGGCATAAAGGACTATTTTGACATCGGCAGGAACGGCGTGTGCCACGCCCTGTTCCCGGAGAACGGCTTCGTGCGGCCCGGCTATACCGTCATCATGGGCGATTCCCACACCTGTACCCACGGGGCCTTCGGCGCCTTCGCGGCCGGGGTCGGCTCGACCGATCTCGAGGTGGCCATCCTCAAGGGTGTGTGCGCCTTCAATTCGCCCCGCACCATGAGGATAAATGTCACCGGCGATCTTCAGGAAGGCGTCTTCGCGAAGGACGTCATACTATCCATCATCGGGAATATCGGCGTCAACGGCGCCACCAACATGGTCATAGAATTCACCGGCCCGGTCATCGCGGCCCTGTCCATGGAGTCCAGGATGACCCTCTGCAACATGGCAGTCGAGGCCGGCGCCACCAGCGGGATATGCCATCCGGACATGACCACGGTGGAGTATCTCTGGGAATTCATCGGCGGCGATTATGCCTCGAAGGAAGAGGCGCTCAAAGACTATTTAAAATGGATCTCCGATCCTGGCGCCTCCTATGAAAAAACAATCGACCTTGACGTCTCCGGCCTGGAGCCGGTGGTCACCTTCGGCTACAAGCCTGACCAGGTGAAGCCGGTGCGCCTCATGGAAGGAACGCCCGTGGACCAGATCTATATCGGGTCATGCACCAACGGCCGCATCGAGGACCTCCGCGTGGCTGCCCGGGTGCTCAAGGGAAAGAGGATCAGCGACCGCGTCAGGGCCATCGTGTCGCCGGCCACCCCGAAGATATACCGGATGGCCCTCGAAGAGGGGATCATAAAGATATTTATGGACGCGGGCTTCTGCGTCACCAATCCGACCTGCGGGGCCTGTCTCGGCATGAGCAACGGCGTCCTCGCCTCCGGCGAGGTGTGCGCCTCCACGACCAACCGGAACTTCCAGGGCAGGATGGGGGCGGGCGGCATGGTCCACCTCATGAGCCCTGCCACGGCCGCCGCCTCGGCGATCGCCGGCGCCATAGCAAACTCTGAACTCTACCGGGGGCGGAAATAG
- a CDS encoding 3-isopropylmalate dehydratase small subunit, whose protein sequence is MKNFNGKALFLDRADINTDEIIPAHYLTEITKEALKPHLLEGLKMEGFDHRRDIPGKSVIITRSNFGCGSSREHAPWALEMNGINLVIAESFARIFRQNMYNCGMMAVELPHEAIDMLFTSAADKDAEIETDFTQGQFIIRVNGEEERIRFAISEFDRDLVQAGGWLEYADKKY, encoded by the coding sequence ATGAAGAATTTCAACGGGAAGGCCCTCTTCCTCGACAGGGCAGACATCAATACAGACGAGATCATCCCCGCCCATTACCTCACCGAGATCACGAAGGAGGCGCTGAAGCCCCATCTCCTCGAGGGCCTGAAAATGGAAGGCTTTGACCATCGCCGCGACATCCCCGGCAAGAGCGTCATCATCACCCGCTCCAATTTCGGGTGCGGCTCCTCGAGGGAGCACGCGCCGTGGGCCCTCGAAATGAACGGCATCAACCTGGTGATCGCCGAAAGCTTCGCGAGAATATTCAGGCAGAACATGTACAACTGCGGCATGATGGCGGTGGAGCTCCCCCATGAGGCCATCGACATGCTCTTCACGTCAGCGGCGGACAAGGACGCCGAGATCGAGACCGATTTCACCCAGGGGCAGTTCATCATCCGGGTAAACGGGGAGGAGGAGCGGATCAGGTTCGCCATCTCGGAATTCGACCGGGACCTCGTCCAGGCCGGGGGCTGGCTGGAGTACGCCGATAAAAAATATTAA
- a CDS encoding Crp/Fnr family transcriptional regulator → MSDIQFKVENYLANSFVIVEGKKNANNFYIILKGKVKVAKDNPVIATEPYSVLGPGDFFGVVSCMSAHARIESAVALENVSLISVDREKFGLLIQKNPTVAMKIIRFFSRQLRDFDQAITNLTFKNVATEDPSHLYNIGEYYIKKRVLNHAIYAYQKFLQYRPTSENRDMAIQRLQSLKAPLKSPDTGQKAGMNRKYRDNTMIFCEYEPGEELFIIQSGKVKITKIVNEEVLLAVLKQGDIFGEMAILDNKPRSASAITFGDVEVLAINKSNFESMVQAQPQLATRLIQILSERIWTAYRQLENLMIQDPLGRIYDTLLIQLEKQKIRIEAKQPHNFEFGTKELINMVGLTPEKGDMYVVQLLEDKHFVLSEGKIVCTDILELEKTVQFYRKKAAMERKREASKNA, encoded by the coding sequence ATGTCTGACATACAGTTTAAGGTCGAAAATTACCTCGCCAATTCCTTTGTTATTGTTGAAGGCAAAAAAAACGCCAATAACTTTTATATTATTCTCAAGGGAAAGGTCAAGGTCGCCAAGGATAACCCGGTAATAGCTACCGAGCCGTATTCCGTCCTGGGACCGGGCGATTTTTTCGGTGTTGTGTCATGCATGAGCGCCCATGCCCGGATCGAATCAGCCGTTGCCCTTGAAAACGTTTCACTCATCTCCGTCGATAGGGAGAAATTCGGCCTCCTTATCCAGAAAAACCCGACCGTGGCCATGAAAATCATACGGTTTTTCAGCCGCCAGCTCCGCGATTTTGACCAGGCCATCACCAACCTGACCTTCAAAAATGTAGCAACCGAAGACCCTTCGCACCTCTATAATATCGGCGAATATTATATCAAGAAGAGGGTCCTGAACCATGCCATATACGCCTACCAGAAGTTTTTGCAATACAGGCCGACCAGTGAGAACCGTGATATGGCCATACAGCGTCTCCAATCCCTGAAAGCCCCCCTGAAATCCCCCGACACGGGCCAAAAGGCGGGCATGAACCGCAAATACAGGGACAATACCATGATATTCTGCGAATACGAGCCGGGCGAAGAGCTCTTCATCATCCAATCAGGCAAGGTCAAGATCACCAAGATCGTCAACGAGGAAGTGCTCCTGGCGGTGCTCAAGCAGGGCGACATTTTCGGCGAAATGGCCATCCTCGACAACAAGCCGCGCAGCGCCTCCGCCATTACCTTCGGCGACGTCGAAGTGCTGGCCATCAACAAGTCGAACTTCGAGAGCATGGTCCAGGCCCAGCCCCAGCTGGCGACGCGCCTGATCCAGATCCTGAGCGAGCGTATCTGGACCGCCTACCGTCAGCTGGAAAACCTCATGATCCAGGATCCCCTGGGGCGCATTTACGATACCCTTCTCATACAGCTTGAAAAGCAAAAAATACGGATCGAAGCGAAGCAGCCCCATAACTTTGAATTCGGCACAAAGGAATTGATCAACATGGTGGGCCTCACTCCCGAAAAGGGAGACATGTACGTCGTCCAGCTCCTGGAGGACAAGCATTTCGTCCTCTCTGAAGGTAAGATCGTTTGCACCGATATCCTTGAACTGGAAAAGACCGTGCAGTTCTACAGAAAAAAAGCCGCCATGGAAAGAAAACGTGAAGCCAGTAAAAACGCTTAA
- the mutS gene encoding DNA mismatch repair protein MutS, with protein sequence MDSKITPAMKQYLDMKKKYQEEILFFRMGDFYEMFFEDARIASKILDIALTSRQNDIPMCGIPYHAAESYIARLIKAGKRVAICEQMEAVPSSGPVVKREVVRVVTPGTVVEANLLQSDENNFLASIIIDTAAIGLAFVDISTGDFFLSSIGKSMDLFRSEIIKFNPREAVLYEGDSPDNGAFADFIALRDIPVYRINEWLYDADYMANIICETFRIAGTKGLGITADLDIMTAGSILQYLKEAHKKSFDHLKYPRKILSGDIMTLDDATISNLELVRNLQDGTKNRTLFSVLDYTGTAMGRRALERNILQPLLDTAAIEKRLDMVQYLHEFHQLTAQLSGIMGGIHDIERLISRFVIGRTFPRNFIALMNSTRAAAEIRSILAEQPHDLVREIAETIPDLTELASIIHAAIDDDPSLSPEHGRVIRKGFNADLDRIYELKTNAKNWIVEYQEEEKKNLGMSSLKIRYNKILGYYIEVSKGQASAMPETYFRKQTLVGSERFTTEKLQAFESEILSASEKIVQIENEEIARLTKAVLEARAGFQAMAEAIGGLDCWCSLAMAAKENRFVRPGINADGITRIREGRHPVVEKYYTREVFIPNDINLDADENIIKIITGPNMSGKSTYIRMSAVIQLMAQIGSFVPAREAVLSIADRIFTRIGASDNISRGESTFLVEMNETAGILNNATPRSLIIMDEIGRGTSTYDGLSIAWAVVEYIQRYLKARTLFATHYHELTQLGNRRGIVNYTVMVKERLNGVDFLHKVVRGAADKSYGIHVANLAGIPKPIIAKAEQILQRLEKGRKNIKPLNPEEEEDAEQLEIFNASNHLVVQAIKNIDTDTITPIEALNELHRLKKLIE encoded by the coding sequence ATGGATTCCAAAATAACGCCGGCAATGAAGCAGTACCTGGACATGAAAAAAAAGTACCAGGAAGAGATACTCTTCTTCCGCATGGGCGATTTCTACGAGATGTTCTTCGAGGACGCCCGGATAGCGTCGAAGATCCTGGACATCGCCCTCACCTCGCGGCAGAACGACATACCCATGTGCGGCATCCCGTACCACGCCGCCGAAAGCTATATCGCCCGCCTCATCAAGGCCGGAAAGCGCGTGGCCATCTGCGAGCAGATGGAGGCGGTCCCCTCGAGCGGCCCTGTCGTGAAACGGGAGGTGGTGAGGGTCGTCACGCCCGGCACGGTGGTGGAGGCCAACCTGCTCCAGTCGGACGAGAACAATTTCCTCGCCTCGATTATCATCGACACTGCCGCCATCGGCCTGGCCTTCGTCGACATATCGACGGGCGATTTTTTCCTGTCGTCCATCGGCAAGTCGATGGACCTCTTCCGCAGCGAGATCATCAAGTTTAATCCCCGCGAGGCTGTACTCTACGAGGGCGATTCCCCCGACAACGGCGCCTTCGCCGATTTCATCGCCCTGCGGGACATCCCGGTCTACCGCATCAACGAGTGGCTCTACGACGCGGATTACATGGCGAACATCATCTGCGAGACCTTCAGGATCGCCGGGACCAAGGGCCTTGGCATCACCGCCGATCTCGACATCATGACCGCGGGATCCATTCTCCAGTACCTGAAGGAGGCCCACAAGAAGAGCTTCGACCACCTGAAATACCCCCGGAAAATACTCTCCGGCGACATCATGACCCTGGACGACGCCACGATATCCAACCTCGAGCTGGTCAGGAACCTCCAGGACGGGACGAAGAACCGCACCCTCTTTTCCGTCCTCGACTACACCGGGACCGCCATGGGAAGGCGCGCCCTGGAGCGAAACATCCTCCAGCCGCTCCTGGACACGGCCGCGATTGAAAAGCGCCTTGACATGGTCCAGTACCTGCACGAGTTCCACCAGCTCACGGCGCAGCTCTCGGGAATCATGGGAGGCATCCATGATATCGAGCGCCTCATCTCGCGCTTCGTCATCGGCAGGACCTTCCCGAGGAATTTCATCGCCCTTATGAACTCGACCAGGGCGGCCGCGGAAATCCGGTCCATCCTCGCCGAGCAGCCCCATGACCTGGTGCGGGAGATCGCCGAAACCATACCCGACCTGACCGAGCTTGCGTCCATCATTCACGCCGCCATCGACGACGATCCCTCCCTGTCCCCCGAGCACGGCAGGGTCATCCGGAAGGGATTCAACGCCGACCTGGACCGCATCTACGAGCTGAAGACCAACGCGAAGAACTGGATCGTGGAGTACCAGGAGGAGGAGAAGAAAAACCTGGGCATGTCGTCCCTTAAGATACGCTACAACAAGATCCTGGGCTACTATATCGAGGTGAGCAAGGGTCAGGCCTCGGCCATGCCGGAAACGTATTTCCGAAAACAGACACTGGTAGGATCGGAGCGCTTCACCACCGAGAAACTCCAGGCCTTCGAGTCGGAGATCCTCTCCGCGTCGGAAAAGATCGTTCAGATCGAAAACGAGGAGATCGCCAGGCTCACGAAGGCGGTCCTCGAGGCCAGGGCCGGGTTCCAGGCCATGGCGGAAGCCATCGGCGGCCTCGACTGCTGGTGCTCCCTCGCCATGGCCGCGAAAGAGAACCGCTTCGTGCGCCCCGGCATCAACGCCGACGGCATCACCCGCATCAGGGAGGGTCGCCATCCCGTGGTGGAAAAATACTACACCAGGGAGGTGTTCATCCCCAATGACATCAACCTGGACGCGGACGAAAACATCATAAAGATAATCACCGGCCCCAACATGTCGGGGAAGTCGACCTACATCCGGATGTCGGCGGTAATACAGCTCATGGCGCAGATAGGGTCTTTCGTGCCGGCGCGGGAGGCCGTCCTTTCCATCGCCGACCGCATATTCACCAGGATCGGCGCGTCGGACAACATATCCCGGGGTGAATCGACGTTCCTTGTCGAAATGAACGAAACCGCCGGCATACTCAACAACGCGACGCCCCGGAGCCTGATAATCATGGACGAGATCGGCAGGGGCACCAGCACCTACGACGGCCTGTCGATCGCCTGGGCCGTGGTGGAGTACATCCAGCGCTACCTGAAAGCGCGGACCCTCTTCGCGACGCACTACCATGAGCTCACCCAGCTCGGAAACCGCAGGGGCATCGTCAATTATACGGTCATGGTCAAGGAGCGCCTGAACGGGGTCGATTTTCTCCACAAGGTGGTGAGGGGGGCCGCTGACAAATCCTACGGCATCCATGTGGCGAACCTGGCCGGGATACCGAAACCGATCATCGCCAAGGCGGAGCAGATTCTCCAGCGCCTTGAGAAGGGCCGGAAGAACATCAAGCCCCTGAACCCTGAAGAGGAAGAGGACGCCGAGCAGCTCGAGATTTTTAACGCCTCAAACCATCTGGTTGTCCAGGCTATAAAAAACATCGATACCGATACCATCACCCCGATAGAGGCTTTAAATGAGCTGCACCGGTTGAAAAAACTGATCGAATAA
- a CDS encoding PAS domain S-box protein encodes MSGSTDTGRKCILLVEDEAFVAMEETAALSEMGYRVVPAYSGDEAVEKVRASADDFDLILMDINLGQGIDGVEAARQILTTHDIPVVFLSSHSEKEIVERIESVTSYGYVIKKTGMTVLAASIAMAFKLHDAYRALKEKETQVSESEKKYRAIFENTGTAVVIYNEDAVIVHANAQFVSLCGYTKEDIEGRKKWSDFVVPEDLNIMLEWHRSRSNPNKGVPRQYEFRFVTKKGEIRDILVTVDIIPGTMNRVASLMDITDRKRSETVLFESEARYRRMFENSIMGIFQTSPEGELLSVNPALAAMLDYDSPEELLAAIERKVSRLYAHPEQRERNVRMIVGSDSLRKFEGEFFKKNGTIAVGYLYAWPRYDAQGAFQGIEGFVDDITERKRAEERLNATLRQLDDIIEFLPDATFVIDRDRKVIYWNKAIEHMSGVNKEEMLGKGGYEYAVPFYRERRPILIDLVDLTTAELEAKYTNVRRVENNIYAEVYIPHMNQGAGAYLWGSAAPLFDSDGERIGAIEIIRDITEHKTAEKALGESEAKYRQLFTHAPAGIWEIDFTRGRFVKANSLICEYTGYSEEELLTMNTFDILTDDSKELLMERLKKIHAGENVPESLEYRIKEKNGNTRWVELHNDFIRHDGKIVGSTVVAHDISERKQAEEKIKNLLAEKELLLKEVHHRIKNNMNTIMSLLSLQSNAAKEPAVAVALKDAVRRMQGMAVLYDKLYRSENLRELSIRSYLSTLVDEIIAMFPGNTIVMVEKHIEDIPLGVTTLSSLGIIVNELITNAMKYAFAGMAEGLLSISVTSRDNRATLRVRDNGKGIPVSVDIDRSGGFGFTLVRILVKQLKGSLSIEQEKGTAIVIDFGL; translated from the coding sequence ATGTCTGGCAGCACGGACACCGGGCGAAAATGCATTCTCCTGGTAGAAGATGAGGCCTTCGTCGCGATGGAGGAAACGGCGGCCCTGTCTGAAATGGGTTACCGGGTCGTTCCCGCGTACAGCGGCGACGAGGCGGTAGAGAAGGTCCGAGCTTCGGCGGATGATTTCGACCTCATCCTCATGGATATAAACCTCGGCCAGGGAATCGACGGGGTCGAGGCCGCCCGGCAGATCCTCACGACCCATGACATACCCGTTGTTTTTCTCTCATCCCATTCGGAAAAGGAGATCGTGGAACGGATCGAGAGCGTCACATCCTACGGATATGTGATAAAGAAAACCGGCATGACGGTGCTGGCCGCTTCGATCGCCATGGCGTTCAAGCTCCACGATGCATATCGCGCGCTCAAGGAGAAGGAAACCCAGGTCAGCGAGAGCGAAAAGAAATACCGGGCCATTTTTGAAAATACCGGGACGGCCGTCGTCATTTACAATGAGGATGCCGTCATCGTTCACGCCAATGCCCAATTCGTGTCTCTGTGCGGCTATACAAAGGAAGACATAGAAGGCAGGAAGAAGTGGTCTGATTTTGTGGTTCCGGAAGACCTGAATATCATGCTCGAATGGCATCGTTCACGAAGCAATCCGAACAAAGGCGTTCCGCGGCAGTATGAGTTCAGGTTTGTAACAAAGAAAGGCGAGATACGGGATATTCTCGTCACCGTGGATATAATCCCCGGCACCATGAATAGGGTCGCCTCCCTCATGGATATTACGGACCGGAAGCGGTCCGAGACGGTTTTATTTGAGAGCGAAGCGCGGTATCGGCGAATGTTCGAAAATTCGATCATGGGCATATTCCAGACCAGCCCCGAAGGCGAGCTCTTGTCCGTCAATCCGGCGCTGGCAGCCATGCTTGACTATGATTCCCCGGAGGAATTACTGGCGGCCATTGAAAGGAAAGTCTCCAGGCTTTATGCCCACCCGGAGCAGCGGGAGAGAAATGTCAGGATGATCGTCGGAAGCGATTCGTTGCGCAAATTCGAGGGCGAATTTTTCAAGAAGAACGGCACCATCGCGGTCGGGTACCTGTACGCGTGGCCCCGCTACGATGCGCAGGGCGCCTTCCAGGGAATAGAGGGATTCGTGGATGATATTACCGAGCGCAAGAGGGCCGAGGAGAGGCTGAACGCGACCTTGCGGCAGCTGGACGACATCATCGAGTTCCTCCCTGACGCGACCTTTGTCATAGACCGGGACCGGAAGGTGATCTACTGGAACAAGGCCATTGAGCACATGAGCGGCGTGAACAAGGAGGAGATGCTGGGGAAGGGCGGATACGAATACGCGGTCCCCTTTTACCGTGAGCGGAGGCCGATCCTGATCGATCTTGTCGATCTTACGACGGCCGAACTGGAGGCGAAGTACACCAATGTACGGCGTGTGGAAAACAATATCTATGCCGAGGTTTACATCCCCCATATGAACCAGGGTGCCGGGGCCTATCTCTGGGGGTCGGCTGCGCCGCTGTTCGATTCTGACGGAGAGCGGATCGGAGCCATCGAGATCATCCGCGATATCACCGAGCACAAGACGGCGGAAAAGGCCCTTGGCGAGAGCGAAGCGAAGTACCGGCAGCTGTTCACCCATGCGCCGGCCGGGATCTGGGAAATTGATTTCACCAGGGGACGCTTCGTCAAGGCAAACTCCCTCATCTGCGAGTATACGGGGTATTCCGAAGAAGAGCTTCTTACCATGAACACCTTTGATATTTTGACTGACGATAGCAAGGAGCTCCTCATGGAACGGCTGAAAAAAATTCACGCGGGAGAGAACGTTCCTGAGAGCCTGGAATACCGCATCAAGGAAAAAAACGGCAATACCCGGTGGGTGGAGCTCCACAATGATTTTATCCGCCATGACGGGAAGATCGTGGGCTCGACCGTCGTAGCCCATGACATCAGCGAGCGGAAACAGGCGGAAGAAAAAATAAAGAACCTCCTCGCAGAAAAGGAGCTGCTCCTGAAGGAAGTCCATCATCGTATCAAAAACAACATGAACACCATCATGAGCCTGCTCTCCCTGCAGTCAAACGCAGCGAAGGAACCTGCCGTGGCGGTGGCCCTGAAAGACGCCGTACGGCGCATGCAGGGCATGGCAGTGCTCTATGACAAACTCTACCGTTCAGAGAATCTCAGGGAGCTTTCGATCAGGAGCTACCTCTCGACGCTGGTGGACGAGATCATAGCGATGTTTCCCGGCAATACGATCGTGATGGTCGAAAAGCATATTGAGGATATCCCCCTCGGCGTCACCACCCTGTCGTCGCTGGGCATCATCGTCAACGAGCTTATAACCAACGCGATGAAATACGCCTTCGCCGGCATGGCTGAAGGCCTTCTATCCATATCCGTCACCTCGCGGGATAACCGTGCGACCCTCCGGGTCAGGGACAACGGCAAGGGCATCCCAGTATCCGTTGATATTGACAGGTCCGGCGGATTCGGGTTTACCCTTGTGCGCATACTGGTAAAACAGCTGAAGGGAAGCCTCTCGATCGAGCAGGAGAAGGGGACCGCGATCGTGATCGATTTTGGCCTGTAG
- the miaB gene encoding tRNA (N6-isopentenyl adenosine(37)-C2)-methylthiotransferase MiaB: MPYRGPGDRFAVMDSYVKKTYSIETFGCQMNKNDSELMSLSLADNGFTAAEEGRIADITIYNTCSVREHAENRVLSRIRSRRKQIRGSGGIIVVAGCMAQRMGKELIENGIADMIIGPYQSPAIGELLLRRMEDGKANAFISQDMSDFTGRINHDLRRLSDTPPWHKWVTITHGCENFCSYCIVPSVRGRLISFPSKQILDYIRTLAGGGIREITLLGQNVNQYGSDSGDVPFHRLLEASAGIPGIERINFITSHPRDFSDDIIRVIRDTPSISRSIHLPLQSGSDRILGLMNRGYTMADYMRIVENIRSLLYSSSISTDLIVGFPGESAEEFLQTIGALESIRFDEAFTYAYSPRRGTPAFSLTESISREEKSGRLAKLIDVQRGITKQKLAERIDSVEDAIIEGLSKKSPDRVRGKTFLNHVVITPGAPEDIGKKIKIRIDGVLGSTLQGTRIA, encoded by the coding sequence ATGCCTTACAGGGGCCCGGGCGATCGCTTCGCCGTAATGGACAGCTACGTGAAAAAGACCTATTCCATAGAAACCTTCGGGTGCCAGATGAACAAAAACGATTCAGAGCTGATGTCGCTCTCCCTTGCCGATAACGGCTTTACGGCCGCCGAAGAAGGACGGATCGCGGATATAACCATATACAACACCTGCTCCGTGCGGGAACACGCCGAGAACAGGGTCCTTTCGCGGATCCGCTCCCGGCGCAAGCAGATCCGCGGGAGCGGCGGCATCATCGTCGTGGCCGGCTGCATGGCCCAGCGCATGGGAAAAGAGCTCATCGAAAACGGGATCGCCGACATGATCATCGGCCCCTACCAGTCACCCGCCATCGGGGAGCTGCTGCTGCGGCGCATGGAGGACGGCAAGGCCAATGCCTTCATTTCGCAGGACATGTCCGACTTTACCGGAAGGATAAACCACGACCTCCGCCGCCTCAGCGATACGCCGCCCTGGCACAAGTGGGTGACCATCACCCATGGGTGCGAAAACTTCTGTTCCTACTGCATTGTGCCCTCCGTGCGCGGCAGGCTCATATCGTTTCCCTCGAAGCAGATCCTTGACTACATACGCACCCTGGCGGGCGGCGGCATACGGGAGATCACACTTCTCGGCCAGAACGTAAACCAGTACGGCTCGGACAGCGGCGACGTGCCCTTCCACAGGCTCCTCGAGGCGTCAGCCGGCATCCCCGGCATTGAAAGGATAAACTTCATAACGTCCCATCCACGGGATTTTTCCGACGACATCATCCGCGTCATCCGGGACACACCTTCCATTTCGCGCTCGATACACCTTCCGCTCCAGAGCGGCTCGGACCGTATCCTGGGGCTCATGAACCGCGGCTACACCATGGCCGATTACATGAGAATAGTGGAGAATATCCGGAGCCTCCTCTACAGCAGCTCGATTTCCACGGACCTGATCGTCGGCTTTCCCGGCGAAAGCGCGGAGGAATTCCTCCAGACCATCGGGGCGCTCGAGTCCATCCGCTTTGACGAGGCCTTCACCTACGCCTATTCCCCTCGCCGGGGCACACCGGCGTTCTCATTGACCGAATCAATCAGCCGTGAAGAGAAGAGCGGCCGCCTGGCGAAGCTCATCGACGTCCAGAGAGGCATTACGAAACAGAAACTGGCGGAGCGCATCGACAGCGTTGAAGACGCCATCATCGAGGGGCTCAGCAAAAAATCGCCGGACCGTGTCAGGGGAAAGACCTTTCTCAACCACGTGGTCATAACCCCCGGGGCGCCGGAGGATATCGGGAAAAAGATCAAGATCAGGATAGACGGCGTTCTCGGCTCCACGCTGCAGGGAACGCGCATTGCGTAA
- a CDS encoding PilZ domain-containing protein has translation MSRVECKREYVRINDQFNVRIVARDKAAQFGTREINTSKSVNISAGGLLINVAERLAVGTLVNITFMKPNTFEIFKGSGSVVRVDDDADGTCKVAINFINLSDHDKQKLDYYIHLGAL, from the coding sequence ATGTCCCGGGTCGAATGCAAGAGAGAATATGTGCGCATCAATGACCAGTTCAACGTGCGTATCGTCGCGAGGGACAAGGCGGCGCAGTTCGGGACGAGGGAAATCAACACGTCCAAATCCGTCAATATCAGCGCCGGCGGGCTGCTGATAAACGTAGCCGAGCGGCTTGCGGTGGGAACCCTCGTGAATATTACCTTCATGAAGCCGAATACTTTCGAGATCTTCAAGGGATCGGGCAGCGTCGTGCGCGTGGACGACGACGCGGACGGGACCTGCAAGGTAGCCATCAATTTCATCAACCTTTCCGATCATGACAAGCAAAAGCTCGATTATTATATTCACCTGGGCGCGTTATGA
- a CDS encoding 4Fe-4S binding protein — MKKRPSWWLDFLRIAWPLTTLSAKMTQWPIVGKFLAVLVRPIFTGKNFHVTHVPVNLDVRGAGSTYLPERILEELIKRSAHRVTINRCTCRESKQCKHYPVEDACLHLGEGTSYLDPHLATPRTVESALAHMRKMIGMGLIPMIGRVRMDDFFYGTPNTGRSLTVCFCCPCCCTIFESTRYFPDDVKGSLVRLKGLKVLIDNSACTRCGLCVEGCFTRALTLGDGGVAWDESLCKGCGHCATVCPQKIITIAVDDVEEAVREVMGRLNERINIGPDAK, encoded by the coding sequence ATGAAAAAACGCCCATCCTGGTGGCTCGATTTCCTGCGAATCGCATGGCCCCTGACCACCCTAAGCGCAAAGATGACGCAATGGCCCATCGTGGGCAAGTTCTTAGCGGTGCTGGTCCGTCCCATCTTCACCGGCAAAAATTTTCATGTCACCCATGTTCCGGTCAACCTTGACGTAAGGGGAGCCGGCAGCACGTACCTCCCGGAGCGCATCCTGGAGGAGCTCATAAAGCGCTCGGCGCACCGGGTGACCATCAATCGCTGCACCTGCCGCGAGTCCAAGCAGTGCAAGCACTACCCCGTCGAGGACGCGTGCCTGCATCTCGGTGAAGGGACCAGCTATCTCGACCCGCACCTGGCCACGCCGCGGACCGTCGAGAGCGCCCTCGCCCACATGCGTAAAATGATCGGGATGGGCCTCATCCCGATGATCGGCAGGGTGCGCATGGACGACTTCTTCTACGGCACGCCCAACACCGGCAGGTCCCTCACCGTCTGCTTCTGCTGTCCCTGCTGCTGCACGATATTTGAATCGACCCGCTACTTTCCCGATGACGTCAAGGGCTCACTGGTGCGCCTGAAGGGGCTCAAGGTCCTCATCGACAACAGCGCCTGCACCAGGTGCGGCCTCTGCGTCGAGGGGTGCTTCACCCGGGCCCTGACCCTCGGAGACGGCGGCGTCGCATGGGACGAGAGCCTGTGCAAGGGCTGCGGGCACTGCGCAACCGTATGCCCCCAGAAGATCATCACCATCGCCGTTGACGACGTGGAGGAAGCCGTCAGGGAAGTCATGGGAAGGCTCAACGAGCGGATCAATATCGGCCCGGACGCGAAATAA